Proteins from a genomic interval of Schistocerca piceifrons isolate TAMUIC-IGC-003096 chromosome 3, iqSchPice1.1, whole genome shotgun sequence:
- the LOC124788439 gene encoding uncharacterized protein LOC124788439: protein MTIGTWNVRTLLDVNNYRPERRTALITQELARLDIDIAALSETRLSGEGHISEVRSGYTIFWKGKDAGEPRIHGAGFAVKTKIVKDLRLTPVSINERLMTLRVPIGSDRFITFVSAYAPTLDSDEDTKNQFYHQLNSTLSKIPIQDKLILLGDFNARVGRDNRFWRDVMGKQGVGNCNANGLLLLGLCAEHELFISNTQFRLRNRYKTTWMHPRSKHWHLIDYVITRQRDKKDILITKAALNIDECWTDHRLLVSRLRVPKYRKPRSHFSNPPRRKFNISNLNNKNVRSHFQDILSEQLNKAPATTDDVEQEWTTLKNIIKETAENVVGCSAQKRSDWFDDNHGEIQAIINAKRDAYLSLAQDPSCAEKKAHFLELKQKCQSEIRVIKNKWWQQKATELQNLSDARNLRGFYAGIKELYGPIRSSSGALKAADNSTILTESQDILNRWKEHFSSLLNSPSTAAGDFLKNVPQHPPKPCLADPPTFQEFCKALKSVKPGKAPGPDSIPMELIEGGGLPLKTRLFSLIILMWETRKVPADLKNSTIVTIFKKGDKSVCDQWRWDKDDGSRLRVRLEATSLDLHTGGRCVMVAFLRTRVTTRESGPAPATGQAYLG, encoded by the coding sequence atgacaatagggacatggaatgtcaggaccctcctggacgtgaacaattacagaccagagagaagaactgctcttatcacccaagaactagcccgTCTAGATATAGACATTgctgccttgagtgagacaagactctcaggtgagggacacattagtgaggtacgttcagggtacaccatcttctggaagggaaaggatgcaggagaaccacgcatccatggtgcaggatttgccgtaaaaacgaaaatagtgaaagatcttcgacttacacctgtctcaattaatgaaagactgatgactcttagagtacccattggttcagacagattcatcaccttcgtctctgcgtatgctcctactttagacagtgatgaagacacaaagaatcagttctaccaccaactgaacagtactctctctaaaatacccattcaagataaattaattttacttggtgatttcaatgccagagtgggaagggacaaccgtttttggagagatgtcatgggtaaacaaggggtgggaaactgcaatgcaaatgggttgctacttcttggtctgtgtgctgagcacgagcttttcatctccaatacccaattccgtttgcgtaaccgctataagaccacatggatgcacccacgctccaaacattggcatcttatagactacgttattacgcgacagcgtgacaagaaagacattctcatcacaaaagcagcactaaacatcgatgagtgctggacggaccatagacttttagtcagccgtttgagagtaccaaagtatcgcaagccacgatcccacttttcaaacccaccacgcagaaaattcaacataagcaacctgaacaacaaaaatgttcgctcacacttccaagacatactgtccgaacaacttaacaaagctccagcaaccacagatgacgtcgaacaagaatggaccacattaaagaacatcatcaaagaaactgctgagaatgttgttggttgtagtgcacagaaaagaagtgactggtttgatgacaaccacggagaaatccaagccatcatcaatgcaaagcgggatgcttacctatcccttgctcaagatccatcctgcgcagaaaagaaagcacactttctagaactcaagcagaaatgtcaaagtgaaatacgagtaatcaagaacaaatggtggcaacagaaagccacagaactccaaaatctttctgatgcaaggaacctgcgtggcttttatgctggtattaaagagctgtatggacctatccgctcaTCATCAGGAGCacttaaagctgctgacaactccaccattcttactgaaagtcaggacatcttaaatcgttggaaagagcacttcagctcactgttaaacagcccttctactgccgctggagattttctcaaaaatgtaccacagcaccctccaaaaccctgtctggctgatcctccaacttttcaagaattttgcaaggcactcaagagtgtgaaacctgggaaggctcctggacctgacagcatcccgatggagcttattgagggtggcggcttgcctctaaaaactagactcttctcacttattatattaatgtgggaaacccgcaaggtaccagctgacttgaagaactccacaattgtcaccatcttcaaaaagggcgacaaaagcgtctgtg